Proteins from a single region of Bdellovibrio svalbardensis:
- a CDS encoding polysaccharide lyase, which translates to MNHLYIALVILASMQAHGMGKKLPEQASEVFFSDFEKGDFSGWDIKRIPQDHSAIIQSDVVRSGKKAVRFELRKDENVSGGFRSELRDPYFAPLFKETWYSLSFYVPEEFPVTESNSCVFAQWHDQQDPGDGDRNPPIAIRLRGTGELAITGRYNAEKIQKGVPGPELTFYQDRAFKKGEWNDFVVRVFWSYEATGLVQIWRNGQQIVDYRGPIGYNDDKGPYLKIGVYCRETPTSPLVAYHDNYRRAPTAKQLKGE; encoded by the coding sequence ATGAATCACCTTTATATCGCTCTCGTTATCCTGGCTTCCATGCAAGCCCATGGCATGGGTAAAAAACTTCCAGAGCAGGCTTCTGAAGTTTTTTTCTCTGATTTTGAAAAGGGTGACTTTTCCGGCTGGGACATCAAGCGCATACCTCAAGATCATTCGGCAATTATTCAAAGTGATGTCGTGCGTTCAGGCAAAAAAGCGGTTCGCTTCGAACTTCGCAAAGACGAAAACGTTTCTGGCGGATTCCGTTCAGAATTGCGTGATCCTTATTTTGCGCCGCTTTTTAAGGAAACCTGGTATTCACTGTCTTTCTATGTCCCGGAAGAATTTCCTGTCACTGAATCCAACTCTTGCGTCTTTGCGCAATGGCATGACCAGCAAGACCCAGGCGATGGCGATCGCAATCCACCCATCGCGATTCGCTTGCGTGGAACTGGTGAGCTTGCCATTACAGGCCGTTACAACGCCGAGAAAATTCAAAAGGGAGTTCCCGGTCCAGAGCTGACATTTTACCAAGACCGCGCCTTTAAGAAAGGTGAATGGAACGATTTCGTTGTTCGAGTATTTTGGTCTTATGAGGCCACCGGCCTTGTGCAAATTTGGAGAAACGGTCAGCAGATCGTCGACTACCGCGGACCGATTGGATACAACGACGACAAAGGTCCTTATTTGAAAATTGGCGTCTACTGCCGAGAAACTCCGACATCCCCTTTGGTAGCCTACCACGACAACTATCGACGTGCTCCCACAGCAAAACAACTCAAAGGCGAGTAA
- a CDS encoding glycosyltransferase family protein, whose translation MSLNKPRLLFYCQHLLGIGHLTRSLAISESLIKDFEVHFLQGGPDVGKSITNSSYHHHFLSPLLMKESDSSLYDPAGLKSPEQIFSERNLAIESLLQNNSFDVIVTELFPFGRNKFKTEVVNLIKAARSANPQIFVTTSVRDILVEKSNSHEREKKMAGLVQEHYDAVLVHSDERILKLEETFSLANSLQEKLYYTGFVAETPKTKTASLRRKEILVSMGGGVVGDKMVLAVLETLPHFSDYLFRVVPGPYASVELKTALKQKSEANPQLKIETFLHNFEEELSQVALSISLAGYNTVMNILNTKTPALVYPYMENIEQNLRASRMASQNLLSVIYDEDLGTANLAKIMNDRLQQPWPSFEVELNGSEKTSQYLLKNTKERIQS comes from the coding sequence ATGAGTTTGAACAAACCGCGTCTTCTTTTTTATTGCCAGCATCTTTTGGGCATCGGTCATTTGACTCGCTCCCTGGCGATTTCTGAATCCTTAATCAAGGACTTTGAAGTGCACTTCCTTCAAGGAGGACCCGATGTTGGTAAGAGCATTACAAATAGCTCTTACCATCATCATTTCCTCTCTCCTCTCTTGATGAAGGAATCAGATTCCAGTCTTTATGATCCGGCAGGATTGAAAAGCCCCGAACAGATCTTCTCCGAACGCAACCTTGCTATCGAGTCACTTCTGCAAAACAATTCCTTTGACGTTATCGTCACAGAGCTTTTCCCCTTTGGCCGCAATAAATTTAAGACCGAGGTGGTGAATCTTATTAAAGCAGCTCGATCTGCAAATCCTCAAATATTTGTGACAACCTCAGTTCGTGATATTTTGGTGGAAAAGTCCAACTCTCACGAGCGCGAGAAAAAAATGGCGGGCTTGGTGCAAGAGCACTATGATGCCGTCCTCGTGCATTCGGACGAACGTATTCTCAAACTGGAAGAAACATTCTCACTGGCAAACAGTCTGCAAGAAAAATTATATTACACAGGTTTTGTCGCTGAAACACCAAAGACCAAAACAGCTTCTTTACGCCGCAAGGAAATCCTCGTCAGCATGGGCGGCGGAGTTGTCGGCGATAAAATGGTTCTTGCAGTCCTTGAAACACTTCCGCATTTTTCAGACTACCTCTTTAGAGTGGTCCCAGGCCCCTATGCCTCTGTGGAACTAAAGACAGCCCTCAAACAAAAATCTGAAGCCAATCCGCAGCTGAAGATCGAAACTTTCTTGCATAACTTTGAAGAAGAGCTTTCTCAGGTGGCTCTTTCTATCAGCCTGGCCGGTTATAATACCGTGATGAACATCCTCAACACGAAGACACCGGCCCTGGTCTATCCTTATATGGAAAATATTGAACAGAATCTGCGGGCGTCCCGCATGGCCTCCCAGAATCTTCTATCCGTCATTTACGATGAAGATCTTGGCACAGCGAATTTGGCAAAAATTATGAACGACCGTCTTCAACAACCTTGGCCCTCTTTTGAGGTCGAGTTGAATGGTTCTGAAAAGACGTCTCAATACCTCTTGAAAAACACCAAAGAAAGGATTCAATCATGA
- a CDS encoding glycosyltransferase, with product MKNTAIGFILKGYPRVSETFIAQEIYLLEQQGFKIEILSMRKAREPERQPIVSLIQAPVTYVPEYIWQEFSTVAQENLKSFLRFPLRYLKYLSIASSRSLLQWDDSPIKRFLQAGWLVSKKNLGTQNSPIHHLHSHFAHTPTEMTWYMANIAGLRYSISAHAKDIYTISPKHLTERINGSELIMTCTSYNHEFMQKLPGVQHHKVHKVYHGINLNSFKPTVEKSYSRAELCRFVSVGRLVEKKGYDVIFTALQTLKQQGHEFSYDIFGSGELKKELLQLRDTLGLQNEIKFHYTATHPQIIERLNQGGIFICGSKLTESGDRDGIPNTVAEAMAMELPVVATNVSGIPELISHNEDGILIEEKDAQALTQVLTDLISNTDKARNLGKAARLKVARVFDSSNLIKNCATLLGPYK from the coding sequence ATGAAAAATACCGCCATAGGCTTTATTCTAAAAGGCTATCCTCGAGTCAGCGAAACTTTCATCGCGCAAGAAATTTATTTACTGGAACAACAGGGCTTTAAAATCGAAATTCTTTCGATGCGCAAAGCACGCGAACCTGAACGTCAACCCATTGTTTCCTTGATTCAGGCTCCTGTGACCTATGTGCCTGAATATATCTGGCAAGAATTCAGCACTGTCGCACAAGAAAACCTAAAAAGCTTTCTGCGTTTCCCCTTGCGCTATCTAAAATATTTAAGCATTGCATCCTCCCGGTCCTTACTGCAATGGGATGACAGCCCGATCAAACGATTCTTGCAGGCTGGATGGTTGGTCTCTAAGAAAAACCTGGGTACTCAAAATTCCCCGATTCACCACCTGCATTCTCATTTTGCACACACGCCAACCGAGATGACCTGGTACATGGCAAATATCGCAGGATTGCGTTATTCAATTTCAGCTCACGCTAAAGACATTTACACCATCTCTCCAAAACATCTTACTGAACGCATCAATGGGTCTGAACTCATTATGACTTGCACCAGCTACAATCATGAGTTCATGCAAAAGCTTCCTGGCGTTCAACATCATAAAGTTCACAAGGTCTATCACGGCATCAACTTGAATTCCTTTAAACCTACTGTGGAAAAATCTTACTCCCGCGCAGAACTTTGCCGTTTTGTCAGCGTTGGACGTCTGGTCGAAAAAAAGGGCTACGACGTGATCTTCACGGCTCTGCAAACACTAAAACAACAGGGTCATGAATTTTCTTATGACATCTTTGGTTCTGGCGAACTCAAAAAAGAACTTTTGCAGTTGCGCGATACTTTGGGTCTGCAGAACGAGATCAAATTTCACTACACCGCCACTCATCCACAAATTATTGAGCGCCTGAATCAGGGTGGGATCTTTATCTGTGGCTCTAAGTTGACTGAAAGTGGTGACCGCGACGGCATTCCCAACACAGTTGCCGAAGCCATGGCGATGGAACTTCCAGTTGTCGCCACCAATGTGTCAGGAATCCCGGAACTTATCTCTCACAATGAAGATGGGATTCTAATTGAAGAGAAGGATGCTCAGGCCTTGACTCAGGTCCTCACAGATCTCATCTCCAATACCGACAAAGCCCGCAATTTAGGTAAAGCGGCCCGCTTGAAAGTAGCTCGAGTTTTCGACAGTTCAAACCTTATCAAAAATTGCGCAACTCTTTTAGGGCCTTACAAATGA
- a CDS encoding glycosyltransferase family protein, with translation MSKHKRIIFYSHDTFGLGHIRRTQKLANEIAGSDKSILIICASPKASAYSSSQGIEYLNLPGFTKQVTGQYVPRSLNIPIDGFVNLRSSLILSAARAFQPDVLIIDKEPLGVKRELLPTLEYLKTQQKNCKVVCGFRDILDETEAVQDEWNKRDTKESLQRFFDYVLIYGEKHVYDFAKEYNLDPELAAKLLYVGYVHPEENLNHSTFKMPFENTLPTVTLTLGGGGDGDDILKLYTQMLESKASSLPFNSYILAGPFANPESVKKLQDLQTQMPQLSVKDFVSDSFSVFQQSDLVVSMGGYNTMTELVVMGQKPIILPRVQPRKEQLIRASVFSELGLCDYLAPDSLTIDTLLNLIVNRLEKKQQAPTFKARGLSEFRELFVKGIL, from the coding sequence TTGTCTAAGCATAAGCGCATTATCTTTTACTCACATGACACTTTTGGCCTGGGGCATATCCGCAGAACCCAAAAGTTAGCCAATGAAATCGCTGGCAGTGACAAGTCCATTTTAATTATCTGTGCGTCTCCGAAAGCCAGCGCTTATTCGTCGTCTCAAGGCATTGAGTATCTCAATCTCCCTGGTTTCACTAAACAAGTCACCGGCCAGTACGTGCCACGCAGTCTGAATATTCCTATCGACGGCTTTGTAAATCTCAGATCTTCTTTGATTCTAAGTGCCGCCCGTGCATTCCAACCTGACGTTCTGATCATCGACAAAGAGCCCCTCGGGGTAAAACGAGAACTTCTTCCCACTTTGGAGTATCTCAAAACCCAGCAAAAGAACTGCAAAGTGGTCTGTGGCTTCCGAGATATCCTGGATGAAACTGAGGCGGTCCAAGACGAATGGAACAAGCGTGACACCAAAGAATCCTTGCAGAGATTCTTCGACTACGTCCTCATCTATGGCGAAAAGCATGTTTATGATTTCGCCAAAGAGTACAATTTGGACCCGGAACTTGCTGCAAAGCTTTTGTATGTGGGCTATGTGCATCCGGAAGAGAACCTCAATCATAGCACTTTTAAAATGCCGTTCGAAAACACCCTTCCGACTGTGACATTAACTTTGGGCGGCGGCGGTGACGGCGACGACATCTTGAAACTCTACACGCAAATGCTGGAGTCAAAAGCTTCCTCATTGCCTTTTAATTCCTATATTTTAGCCGGACCTTTTGCCAATCCTGAATCTGTTAAAAAATTGCAGGACCTGCAAACTCAAATGCCGCAACTATCGGTTAAAGACTTTGTCAGTGACTCTTTCTCCGTTTTCCAACAAAGCGACCTGGTCGTCTCTATGGGCGGCTATAACACAATGACTGAATTGGTTGTTATGGGCCAGAAACCCATTATTCTACCCAGAGTCCAGCCCCGCAAAGAGCAATTGATCCGTGCCTCCGTCTTTAGTGAACTGGGTCTTTGTGACTACCTCGCACCAGATTCCCTCACGATCGACACTTTACTTAACTTGATTGTAAACAGATTAGAGAAGAAACAACAGGCTCCGACATTTAAAGCACGTGGACTTTCAGAATTCCGCGAGCTCTTCGTTAAAGGCATCTTATGA
- a CDS encoding DUF2334 domain-containing protein produces MNQKSLFFRNDDLGWMPQQFERLMNLFRKHEIVLCTAAIPLYCHDSYKKGAFSQDKGLLEIHSHGYSHLDHQTQGKKAEFGSQRTLEGVSHDLQKSLQITRDLFPDLYFEAFTPPWNRIDDDFIPVLKESGFKVLSRDGDKAAQVPGLLEINIHVDVHTSKKGKITSPQGIWQQVESQWQNSALCGVMLHHKHMEDTDFETLDLFLMEVKSKGIPVLSYKDIWSAQEATLV; encoded by the coding sequence ATGAATCAAAAGTCTCTATTCTTCCGTAACGATGACCTCGGATGGATGCCCCAACAATTCGAAAGATTGATGAATCTTTTCCGAAAGCATGAAATCGTTCTCTGTACGGCCGCAATTCCTTTGTACTGTCATGACAGCTACAAGAAAGGCGCCTTCTCTCAAGATAAGGGACTTTTGGAGATTCACTCCCATGGCTACTCGCACTTGGATCACCAAACCCAGGGCAAGAAAGCCGAGTTCGGCAGCCAGAGAACCCTCGAAGGTGTCTCACATGACCTGCAGAAGTCTTTGCAGATCACACGTGATCTTTTTCCTGATCTCTATTTTGAGGCCTTCACACCGCCATGGAATCGTATCGATGACGACTTCATTCCCGTTCTAAAAGAATCGGGATTCAAAGTTCTTTCCCGCGATGGAGACAAAGCAGCCCAGGTTCCTGGCCTTCTTGAGATCAACATTCATGTCGACGTTCACACTTCCAAAAAAGGCAAAATCACTTCGCCACAGGGAATTTGGCAACAGGTTGAAAGCCAATGGCAAAACAGCGCTCTTTGCGGAGTCATGTTGCACCATAAACACATGGAAGACACTGATTTCGAAACTCTCGATCTATTTCTGATGGAAGTAAAATCCAAAGGAATTCCTGTTCTCAGCTACAAAGATATTTGGTCTGCCCAGGAGGCCACCCTTGTCTAA
- a CDS encoding ABC transporter ATP-binding protein, with product MRSQYRFLRNELERQKGLIALCCLVLFAQSLFLVLFPLPIRFALDHALTANVHPSELIKFFSFEISRANILNLAVLASLIIGIGMTGLEFLDERFTNFSVSRLVTSVRLNLLNELVTRQFSYLEGKRKVDLLGRISGDTQNLELFVSSSFVVLFRSLPSLIFAVASMFIINTRFALLMLLLIPAFYISITIISNRIKLHEKDYRSKTNKFEHETMQTLSAMSLIKSLRGEGDAISRLKHGQNEINKSFLKSKFFGALLNGTFSGSRHVIRALVLLLGGYAILEGNLTLGTLFAFVSYLEALNRPVGEIANFISRYGKASASLERIQELFEEQKNFPEVDGTLEISTAQNSMEHSTTAIEFEQVGFKYSQGEPILKNLNLHLQKNRLIALVGSSGVGKSTFIKLFNRLNDPTSGRILINGIPLQDIRLNDLRRHVCLISQDPFFLSISVRDNLTLALKESVTEAQIWQALEQVNAAEFVRQLPQGLETMIGEAGVQLSGGQSKRLSLARGFLRAASASIFVFDEPTSGLDPVSATHVMKSLRQLADCKELVLFSTHRVQEFDFANEVLFFHKQQEPLLESHSLLLETNLYYRQLLQAEVQA from the coding sequence ATGCGATCGCAATACCGATTTTTAAGAAATGAGCTTGAACGACAAAAGGGGCTGATAGCCCTTTGCTGCCTTGTTTTATTCGCTCAATCGCTGTTTCTCGTGCTCTTCCCACTGCCGATTCGCTTTGCTCTAGATCATGCTCTGACTGCGAATGTACATCCCAGTGAACTGATCAAATTCTTCAGCTTCGAAATCTCACGGGCGAACATCCTAAACCTCGCCGTTCTAGCCAGCCTCATCATCGGCATTGGCATGACCGGTTTGGAATTTCTAGATGAACGCTTCACCAACTTCAGCGTCTCCCGCTTGGTCACCAGCGTTCGTTTGAATTTACTCAATGAGCTCGTCACTCGCCAGTTTTCTTATCTCGAAGGAAAACGCAAAGTCGACTTGCTAGGAAGAATATCTGGCGACACCCAAAACTTAGAGCTCTTTGTCTCATCCAGCTTCGTAGTTCTTTTCCGCTCACTTCCAAGCTTGATCTTTGCTGTGGCATCCATGTTCATTATCAACACCCGCTTTGCATTGTTGATGTTGCTGTTGATTCCAGCATTCTATATCTCCATCACGATCATCTCGAATAGAATCAAACTGCACGAGAAAGACTATCGATCGAAAACCAACAAATTTGAACATGAGACCATGCAAACTCTTTCGGCGATGTCGCTTATCAAATCCCTTCGCGGCGAAGGCGACGCCATTTCCAGACTCAAGCATGGTCAAAACGAGATCAACAAATCGTTTCTGAAAAGCAAATTCTTTGGCGCTCTTTTGAACGGAACATTTTCTGGATCCCGCCACGTTATACGTGCCTTGGTTTTGCTCTTGGGTGGTTATGCCATTCTGGAAGGCAACCTGACCTTGGGCACCCTCTTTGCCTTTGTTAGCTACCTTGAAGCCCTCAATCGTCCTGTGGGGGAAATCGCGAACTTTATTTCCCGCTATGGAAAAGCCTCTGCCAGCCTTGAACGCATTCAAGAACTTTTTGAAGAACAAAAGAACTTCCCTGAGGTTGATGGGACTCTTGAGATTTCTACAGCCCAGAACTCAATGGAACACTCCACAACCGCCATCGAGTTCGAGCAAGTTGGCTTCAAGTACTCTCAAGGTGAACCCATTCTTAAGAACCTCAATTTGCACCTTCAAAAAAACAGACTCATTGCCCTGGTCGGTTCTTCGGGCGTCGGTAAAAGCACTTTCATCAAGCTCTTCAATCGCCTTAATGACCCAACTTCGGGTCGCATCCTGATCAATGGGATACCGCTGCAAGATATTCGCCTCAACGACCTGCGCCGCCACGTTTGCTTGATCTCACAAGATCCCTTCTTCCTCTCGATCAGCGTCAGGGACAATCTTACTTTGGCTCTGAAAGAATCCGTCACGGAAGCCCAAATCTGGCAGGCTTTGGAGCAAGTCAATGCTGCGGAATTTGTCCGCCAACTTCCGCAAGGCCTGGAAACAATGATTGGCGAAGCCGGTGTTCAACTTTCCGGCGGTCAAAGCAAACGTCTGAGTCTGGCTCGGGGTTTCTTACGTGCAGCCTCCGCGTCTATCTTTGTTTTCGACGAGCCTACTTCAGGCTTGGATCCGGTTTCAGCCACTCACGTGATGAAGTCCTTACGTCAGCTTGCAGATTGCAAAGAACTTGTTTTGTTCTCAACCCACCGGGTTCAGGAGTTCGATTTTGCAAATGAAGTGCTGTTCTTCCATAAGCAGCAGGAACCTCTGCTCGAATCCCACAGTCTGCTACTGGAAACAAACCTCTACTACCGACAACTCCTACAGGCAGAGGTGCAAGCGTGA
- a CDS encoding histidine phosphatase family protein, translated as MIDIVLIRHAPTAWNEQGLYQGRTDIPLSEAGIKQFEGFEQSEKWKNYRIFSSPLVRATQTANLLFPKANLEIDSRLIEMDFGSLEGTSIEARKENEDYAPPSYGWRGWDSGPSSAETYAQVATRFLSWVEEAALLQKNVVAITHKGVILAAMGLAYQWDMKSKRPFKIKKDAYQVLTYSKEFGLKVRLENQSLS; from the coding sequence ATGATCGACATTGTTCTCATTCGCCATGCTCCGACTGCTTGGAACGAACAAGGTCTCTATCAGGGGCGAACCGATATCCCGCTATCTGAAGCTGGAATTAAGCAATTTGAGGGCTTTGAACAGAGCGAAAAATGGAAAAATTACAGGATTTTTTCAAGCCCTTTGGTTCGTGCGACCCAGACAGCGAACCTATTGTTTCCTAAGGCTAATCTAGAAATTGATTCACGTCTTATCGAGATGGATTTCGGCTCTTTGGAGGGGACTTCGATAGAAGCTCGCAAGGAGAATGAAGACTATGCTCCTCCGTCCTACGGTTGGAGGGGGTGGGACTCGGGGCCTTCTTCTGCTGAAACCTATGCTCAAGTAGCGACTCGATTTCTGAGTTGGGTTGAGGAGGCGGCACTGCTCCAGAAAAACGTGGTAGCGATCACCCACAAAGGTGTGATTTTGGCGGCGATGGGGCTTGCTTATCAATGGGATATGAAATCCAAAAGACCGTTCAAGATTAAGAAAGATGCTTATCAGGTTCTGACTTACTCCAAAGAGTTTGGTTTGAAAGTTCGCCTGGAAAATCAGTCTCTGTCTTAA
- a CDS encoding HMG-box domain-containing protein: MRILLALFVTVFGLSAGADGGSSKRVLLQPLSPSTLSAGKLSYSFQLFDDENKKNILEQDLTESHTKKLHFIVYDAALKEFSHVHPEFDGQKWNTELVLPVNGNYFLWAQGKLEDGTDFSSLTQAQVVGGAEAWPITSVGDFRKGTDRETTVEISSSKLRAGKMAMLNYKVTREDGLSPVITPYLGANAHVIAVSPDGDEMVHVHPMDGSSPDMGMLHTTFPVPGDYRIWIQLIDRNEIKTIPLSVTVVK; the protein is encoded by the coding sequence ATGCGTATTTTGTTAGCGCTATTTGTGACAGTGTTTGGTCTTTCAGCGGGTGCGGATGGGGGTTCTTCGAAGAGAGTTTTGTTGCAACCCCTCAGCCCGTCCACTTTGTCAGCGGGAAAATTGAGTTATTCGTTTCAGTTGTTCGATGATGAAAATAAAAAGAATATTCTCGAACAGGATTTGACAGAGTCGCACACTAAAAAGCTGCACTTCATTGTCTATGATGCCGCACTGAAAGAGTTCAGCCATGTTCACCCTGAATTTGATGGTCAAAAATGGAATACGGAGCTCGTTCTTCCTGTGAATGGGAACTACTTCTTGTGGGCTCAGGGGAAGTTGGAAGACGGAACTGACTTTTCGTCTTTAACGCAAGCTCAGGTTGTTGGCGGGGCTGAAGCCTGGCCGATTACATCTGTTGGGGATTTCCGGAAAGGCACGGATCGCGAGACAACCGTGGAGATTTCCAGCTCTAAGCTAAGAGCTGGAAAGATGGCTATGTTAAACTATAAAGTCACTCGCGAGGACGGACTTTCTCCTGTCATCACTCCTTATTTAGGTGCGAATGCTCACGTGATTGCGGTTTCTCCGGATGGTGATGAAATGGTGCATGTGCATCCGATGGATGGCAGCTCGCCTGACATGGGAATGTTACACACGACGTTCCCAGTTCCGGGTGATTACCGTATTTGGATTCAGTTAATTGATCGTAATGAGATCAAGACCATTCCTTTGTCGGTGACTGTTGTCAAATAG
- a CDS encoding DUF748 domain-containing protein, whose translation MILKFASATIQKIAFGFAGFIALYALLGFFVVPYVVKQEAVKTVESKFGVKPEIKKISFNPFIFELTVEGFEMPAAVGTDSSQSRLKFDLFSLNMSIFPLLKKEIHLSSVILKNAQLQFIILSNGTTNWVVKEDKNKKPEAPFDWILNFEHIQIEKSGLDFIDRTHVSPLELPLGPISLQASNISTSLGANTDLNSLLISVGDKGHVKINGSLRMKPFSAAVHLDVAEFPLDFVTAYLSDKTLLSLKKGNIDILGNVKYEKGNVLFEGSSQVNDLSLEEKG comes from the coding sequence ATGATCTTAAAATTTGCCTCAGCGACGATTCAGAAAATTGCATTTGGATTTGCTGGCTTCATTGCACTTTATGCTCTTCTTGGCTTTTTCGTTGTTCCCTATGTTGTGAAACAGGAAGCGGTAAAGACTGTCGAGTCCAAGTTCGGAGTGAAGCCCGAAATAAAAAAGATTTCATTCAATCCCTTTATCTTTGAGTTGACGGTAGAGGGATTTGAGATGCCTGCAGCGGTTGGAACAGACAGTTCGCAGAGTCGTCTTAAGTTCGATCTGTTTTCCCTCAATATGTCGATCTTTCCTTTGTTGAAAAAGGAAATTCATTTAAGTTCTGTGATTCTAAAAAATGCTCAATTGCAATTCATTATACTAAGCAACGGAACAACGAACTGGGTTGTTAAAGAAGATAAAAACAAAAAGCCCGAAGCACCTTTCGACTGGATTTTAAATTTTGAGCATATTCAAATTGAAAAAAGTGGTCTGGATTTTATTGATCGCACCCACGTGAGTCCTTTGGAGCTGCCATTGGGACCTATCAGTTTGCAGGCGTCTAATATCAGCACCTCACTTGGTGCCAACACGGACCTTAATAGTTTGCTTATCTCTGTAGGGGACAAGGGGCATGTAAAGATCAATGGATCCCTTCGCATGAAGCCCTTTTCAGCGGCCGTCCATCTGGATGTCGCTGAGTTTCCGTTGGACTTCGTCACTGCTTACCTTTCTGACAAAACTCTTTTGAGTCTAAAAAAGGGCAATATCGATATTTTGGGAAATGTGAAATATGAAAAAGGGAATGTTCTTTTTGAAGGCAGCTCGCAGGTTAACGATTTGAGCCTTGAGGAAAAAGGGTGA
- a CDS encoding DUF748 domain-containing protein yields the protein MQIKEIKFQTVPMSLRVQEVNLLKPRTEIVLRKDGTLNFKDFMRSSRAASGSPPSSGGAPKSEEGASSSFDYLVNKVTISDGLLDYTDQQIRPRFSSHIHGLEGQIGPVSVNLMDKMNVTLAGLVEAYGKFEGKGYFIPGIKTPSLNLDMRFHNIELTTFTPYSGKFAGYEISKGKLFLDINYTLVNNQIKGKNQVLLDQFTLGNKIESENSTHWPVKLALALMKDRNGQIKFKLPVEGDVHSPSFSWGNLIWTAIKNMVINIVAAPFDFIASLVGGGPELQTLLFEPGTSSLQQGETEKFQKIARILEERPGLAMEIKGQYQDLDAEVLQHNNINRNLEPFLKKNKGDRPAALRAMAQSIFKKEDFNNLVTTYQAAHGVDEIGLAQELENKLAATVVVSDDELKALALSRGKVVMAGLSVQKVNLERLYLLAGTRAEKGKPSQVLLNLKER from the coding sequence ATGCAAATTAAGGAAATTAAGTTTCAAACTGTTCCAATGAGCCTTCGGGTGCAGGAGGTGAATCTTCTCAAACCTCGCACTGAAATTGTTCTGCGAAAAGATGGAACTCTGAATTTTAAAGACTTCATGCGATCCTCAAGGGCCGCCTCCGGCTCACCTCCGTCTTCGGGGGGAGCGCCCAAGTCTGAAGAGGGGGCTTCTTCCTCTTTTGACTATCTTGTGAATAAAGTGACTATTTCAGATGGTTTATTGGACTATACGGATCAACAGATTAGGCCTCGGTTTTCATCTCATATTCACGGCCTGGAAGGGCAGATAGGACCTGTATCAGTCAACCTGATGGATAAGATGAACGTGACCCTGGCGGGCTTGGTTGAAGCCTATGGAAAGTTTGAAGGAAAGGGCTATTTCATTCCCGGAATCAAAACACCCAGTTTGAATCTTGATATGAGGTTTCATAATATCGAACTCACCACATTCACGCCCTATTCTGGCAAGTTTGCTGGTTATGAAATTAGTAAAGGAAAACTTTTTTTAGATATCAATTACACTTTGGTGAATAATCAAATCAAAGGGAAGAATCAGGTTTTGCTTGATCAATTTACTCTCGGGAACAAGATCGAGAGTGAAAATTCGACACACTGGCCGGTGAAGCTTGCGCTGGCGCTGATGAAAGATCGAAATGGACAAATTAAATTTAAATTGCCTGTTGAGGGAGATGTTCATTCGCCTTCATTCTCTTGGGGGAATCTTATTTGGACTGCGATAAAGAATATGGTCATTAATATTGTCGCAGCTCCGTTTGATTTTATCGCAAGTCTTGTAGGAGGAGGTCCCGAGTTGCAGACGTTATTGTTTGAACCAGGTACGAGTTCCCTGCAGCAGGGTGAAACGGAGAAGTTTCAGAAGATTGCGAGGATATTGGAAGAGCGTCCTGGATTGGCTATGGAGATCAAGGGCCAGTATCAAGATTTGGACGCTGAAGTTCTGCAGCATAACAACATCAATAGAAATCTTGAGCCATTTTTGAAAAAAAATAAAGGAGATCGTCCGGCCGCCTTGCGTGCGATGGCTCAATCAATTTTTAAGAAAGAGGACTTCAACAATCTTGTCACCACTTATCAGGCTGCTCATGGTGTGGATGAAATCGGTTTGGCGCAAGAGCTCGAGAATAAACTCGCAGCAACCGTTGTTGTTTCGGACGATGAGTTGAAGGCCTTGGCGCTCTCTCGAGGAAAAGTTGTCATGGCGGGTCTTTCAGTGCAGAAGGTTAATTTGGAGCGATTGTATTTGTTAGCAGGAACCCGTGCTGAAAAAGGCAAGCCCTCGCAAGTTTTGCTGAATCTGAAAGAAAGATAA